The genomic segment ACGCCTTAATACCCATGGATTCCCCTGAGAAGATTGATAGGCACATTGAAGAAACCCTTAAGGTTAACGTTGTTAAATTAACCATAGGTAGATCCCCGCTCCTAGGTGTTTTCACAGTCATGAATAATAACGGTGTACTAATACCCTCAATAATTAGGGATGAGGAACTTGAGCAATTAAAGAAGTCACTGGGTGACTTAAACATCACTATCCTACCATCTAAGTACACGGCTATAGCTAATTTAATACTGGTTAATAATAAGAGGGGGTTAGTGTCACCGATAATTGAACGGGAGTACGTGAATCTAATTAAGGATAATTTAGGCGTTGAACTTGAGGTTAGGGATATTAGGGGATTATACATAATCGGCTCACTAGCCGTTGTTAATGATAGGGGTGTGTTGGTTT from the Caldivirga maquilingensis IC-167 genome contains:
- a CDS encoding translation initiation factor IF-6 yields the protein MSVSKFDIVPIRIYGTASIGVYMATNDEYALIPMDSPEKIDRHIEETLKVNVVKLTIGRSPLLGVFTVMNNNGVLIPSIIRDEELEQLKKSLGDLNITILPSKYTAIANLILVNNKRGLVSPIIEREYVNLIKDNLGVELEVRDIRGLYIIGSLAVVNDRGVLVSPEVDEGDVSFLREFFGLRVGIGTINRGISLIRSGMIANNKGAVVGDSTTGFEMMRITEVLG